The following are encoded in a window of bacterium genomic DNA:
- a CDS encoding YraN family protein, translating to MTSRSIKGIRPRCIRKRLSSMDPLRFIGFHIEQFLSLVEKSNAHFLHQILMSCLLHLRKMIIFLPRLPKDFQSTLDLGKWGEKFAVQVLRRAGYVILHRNWRSRTGELDIVCHKDDTLVFVEVKTRQRGFKGYPLQEIISNDKKKRLYQLSHEYVSITGFYRKKKRYAATRFDLFVVAVDDAPFPYYHHYRGAFSFFC from the coding sequence ATGACTTCAAGAAGCATAAAGGGTATCCGACCCCGGTGCATAAGAAAGCGCTTATCAAGCATGGACCCTCTCCGATTCATCGGTTTTCATATCGAACAGTTTCTCAGCTTGGTGGAGAAATCCAACGCGCACTTCTTACATCAAATTCTGATGAGCTGCTTATTGCATCTGAGAAAGATGATTATTTTTTTACCCCGCCTCCCGAAGGATTTTCAGAGTACTCTTGACCTTGGCAAGTGGGGAGAGAAGTTTGCTGTTCAAGTATTAAGACGTGCTGGATATGTGATTCTACATCGGAACTGGCGTTCTCGTACTGGCGAATTAGATATCGTATGTCACAAAGACGACACGCTCGTATTTGTTGAGGTCAAGACACGTCAGCGAGGCTTTAAGGGTTATCCTCTTCAAGAGATCATTTCAAATGACAAAAAGAAACGCTTGTATCAATTGAGTCATGAATACGTATCAATAACTGGCTTTTATCGAAAAAAGAAGCGGTATGCTGCAACTCGTTTTGACCTTTTTGTTGTGGCAGTTGATGATGCTCCTTTTCCGTACTATCACCATTATAGGGGAGCATTCTCCTTTTTTTGTTAG